A window from Opitutia bacterium ISCC 52 encodes these proteins:
- a CDS encoding LysR family transcriptional regulator, producing the protein MIDISLKQLECFLEVCRDFHFTNAAKRLNISQPPLSRHIQELESAIGAKLFHREGKRIRLTRAGELFLNESYQIPTILNRAREAARRAARGEPKRLRIGFVGALMEEQLLKLFKQFRQKHPDTQLALSDLSPARLLEELEAGRLDGAFLGVRPKRAIRGLQIVPWKTEDLRVILPKEHPLSHKRSLLPVELSEENLVTLSEVFAPAYREKLTRIFNRKLSTIGSETNGVPAILAMVIAGSGFSILPNSALGVTDPSLVSIKLKAEDAKLEQVFICKVSKENDALQAFRKQL; encoded by the coding sequence ATGATTGATATTTCCCTGAAACAGTTGGAGTGCTTTCTCGAAGTCTGCCGCGATTTCCATTTCACCAACGCGGCCAAGCGCCTGAATATCTCGCAACCACCTCTCAGCCGTCACATTCAGGAGCTGGAGTCAGCCATCGGCGCGAAGCTCTTTCATCGAGAAGGAAAGCGCATCCGTCTCACCCGGGCTGGCGAGCTCTTCCTCAATGAGTCCTATCAAATTCCCACCATTCTTAACCGCGCCAGGGAGGCCGCCCGCCGAGCGGCTAGAGGAGAACCCAAGCGCCTGCGCATTGGTTTCGTGGGGGCATTGATGGAGGAACAACTGCTGAAACTGTTTAAGCAATTCCGGCAGAAACACCCTGACACCCAGCTCGCCTTGTCTGATCTCTCCCCTGCCCGCCTGCTGGAAGAGCTGGAGGCCGGTCGCCTGGATGGAGCCTTTCTCGGAGTCCGACCCAAGCGTGCCATCCGCGGACTGCAGATTGTGCCCTGGAAAACAGAGGACCTTCGCGTCATCCTGCCCAAAGAGCATCCGCTATCTCACAAACGTTCCTTGCTACCGGTCGAGCTTTCCGAAGAAAACCTGGTTACCTTATCCGAAGTGTTCGCTCCCGCCTATCGCGAAAAGCTTACCCGCATCTTCAACCGCAAGCTTTCCACCATCGGCAGCGAAACCAATGGAGTGCCCGCCATCCTCGCTATGGTCATAGCCGGCAGCGGTTTTTCCATACTGCCCAACTCAGCCCTGGGGGTCACCGACCCATCGCTGGTTTCCATCAAGCTCAAAGCCGAAGACGCCAAACTGGAGCAGGTCTTCATCTGCAAAGTGAGTAAAGAGAATGACGCCCTGCAGGCATTCAGGAAACAGCTGTGA